The following nucleotide sequence is from Cucumis melo cultivar AY chromosome 1, USDA_Cmelo_AY_1.0, whole genome shotgun sequence.
TCCCTCATCATTGCCTGGCAGTGATAGGACAAAGGCTCATTATCCAGTGAAGTCTGGTAAGCAACTGGCTGCTGGAATTTTCAATTTGGGTGGTACGGGATATAAAACATGGTCCAAGTACTGTCAAGATCTAAACTTTAACAAGTATAATTTCTTGATTGAATCAAATTCAGGATGGAAAGCTGGAAGGCGTGTAGGAGTGGAAACAGATTATCCAGGGATGGTTAGTGTTTATTTTTGTGAGTCCAATGGAATATCATTACTAGAAATTTATGTTGAGGTTGATTTGAAGGTCATCTTCTAGCAACAAATTAAACCTTTAGTTTAATCTGTTCCATAAAATAGAAATCCAAGAGGGAAAAGCATTTGAAAGCATCTTGATGGTTATTTGCAGGTTGCTGTTAAAGATTTTCTTACCCGGGCTATCATAACTCAGTTTAGAGCTCACACCAGCCCAATCTCTGCGTTATGTTTTGATCCTAGTGGGACACTTCTAGTGACTGCATCGATATATGGGAATAACATCAATATCTTTCAAATCATACCGAACTCACGCAGTGGATCAAGTGGTCTAAGCTTTGACTGCAACTCTTCTCATGTCCATCTCTACAAACTGCATCGTGGAATAACATCAGCTGTTAGTACAAATGTGGTTTTCTGATGGTAGTATACTTGGTCTTCATCTTCCTGTGTTTTCAAAGTTTCTAACCTCTTCTATTTTCCTTTCTACTTATCGCAGATGATCCAGGATATTTGCTTTAGTAACTACAGTCAATGGGTGGCAATTGTTTCAGCCAAGGGGACTTGTCATGTTTTTCTCTTGTCTCCTTTTGGTGGTGAAGCTGGATTCAGAATTCTTAATTCTCAGGGTGAAGAACCATGTCTGCTTCCAGTTTTAACTTTACCCTGGTGGTCCACATCTTCACTCATGATAAATCAGCAATCTTTTCCACCCCCACCACCTGTTACTCTTTCTGTCGTCAGCAGAATTAAATACAGTAGCTTTGGATGGCTCAATACTGTAAACAATTCAGCTGGTTCAGGAAAAGGTTTTGTGCCTTCTGGTGCGGTTGCTGCCATTTTTCATAACACACTCTCTCATAATATTCAGCATGTAAACTCAAAGCCCAATTCCCTGGAGCATCTGTTGGTTTATACTCCTTCAGGTCATGTAGTTCAGCATGAACTTCTGCCTTCTTTTGGTGTCGAACCAAGTCTCCACAGTTCTAGAACCGAATCAAGTTCTTTTTTACATATGCAGGAAGATGATCTAAAGTTAAAAGTTGAACCTATTCAGTGGTGGGATGCATGTAGAAGATCAGATTATTCAGAAAGGGGGGAGTGCATCCACGACTCCTCCTCTGATGGGCAAGATGTAGCCAAAACTATTCAGAATGAACGAACAGATACCGAGGAAACTCATGAATTGGATTTCCAGGAAATAAATGATGGTTCTAGTGCAGATGAGGTTCTTAGAGTCAGAGGTCGATCTGGTATAACTCACGAGCAATCCCACTGGTTTTTATCAAATGCAGAAGTACAATTGAGCTCTGGAAGGGTACCAATTTGGCAAAACTCCAAGGTACTTCATGTACGGTAGTATTACATAAATACCTTGATACATTAATAATTTGATTTGTTCTGTTGTAGATTTATGTTATGAGTTCTCCAAGAATCAATAGTATAGCCGGTGGAGAGTTTGAAATCGAAAAAGTCCCTGTTCAAGAAATTGAAGTTAGGGAGAAGGAACTGTTACCTTGTTTTGACCATTGCCTCAGCCTCAAGTCTGGCTGCAATGACAGGTGAGTATAAGTTCTTGGTTCCAATATTTTATAGATAAATTTTGTACGGAAGTTTGGGTGTTTGGGAAGGAAGCATTTAGGTACCATAAATCTTTGTAGAATATAGGTTTCACAACATTGAATCTTGAGATCATTGAAACTGTTTTTAAGATTTACTTttcgaatatatatatatatatatatattaaaatatacatttcaatttcattttcttcGAAGTTTTTACTTTTTGATGTTCTGCTCAAGTTTGATGAaacaaaataagtttaaattcttttttggtttttggATTTGTTTGCTATTTCCATTTTGGTTTATATATAAATGTTAAACATCCTATCTTAGTTCTTCAATATGGCATAAAAAGTCGTTTTAGTCTTTGCCATTgatcttttattaattatttaaagaaaaatatatccATTTATACTCGAACTTTGAGGGTTATATCGATTCAAACGCTGTAGTAATAATTGTATCCATTAAATTCTGGACTTTCTTAAGTATATCCACCATTTGCTACATTCTGCTTGGATAAACAAGTATGTGACTTTTAAtcttatcaatttaaactttcatATGTAAATCAATTTAGACTCTCTATTAAGATTCTTTTTGAAGATTGTCCATGCATTAGTTTTACTCGTCCATTTTATTAATCTAGCATTTGAAGAAGTCTAGACACGGATAAGGATTGAATGAATGAGcgatttttaaatattattttaataaaggGTCTAAAATGTTGGTACTGTTATCCCTTCTTTGTAGTGAACTTCTGCTTATGGAAggtttctttttataaatatattattgacTGTTTGGTTATATGTCGTGTGAATTCAGAGGCCTTCTCTTGGGAAGATGCATCAGTCCTACTTCTTCTGAGATCTATCAGTCTGAGGTCAAAGTTACTGAAGAAATCGTTGTTATTTGTCACTCCAAACCTGCCTCACTTAGCTCCACAGAGAGCTCAGATGGAGGTAAGTAATAACAATCTCCTTTAACTTATCGATGGCTTTGGACTGTTTAAAAtcaacattgctaccatttgtTAGTTGGCTTCCTTACTATTAGTTTATTGAAGAGAACTGTGCAAATCCATTTGTAAATTCCTAACTGGGATTGACGATGTCTCAAAACCCTTTTATGTACATATTTTGGTTACTCTAAAAAGTTGCTTATGTGCGTTCGAGCATGGTTCCTATACTTTACTTTTAACATCATGAAGGTTCGTCAAGAAGGATGGAAAGTTTTATTGATTTTGATCAAGCAAGCTGCGAGAAGTCTTGTACTCCTCTTTGTCAACATTTAAATGAGATGTACTGGGAAAAAAGAGCTACCGAGTCTTTCACAACCCCAAAATCCTCAAATATTCTAGTCGAAGGTTCGAGGATTGATGGTTCCCCTTGTGATTTACACTTCTCAAACAGCGACTTCGGTTTCCCTTCCATTGAACAAGTTTCATCCAAAACACCGCCTTTCAACGAAGGTGCAACTAACATTTCCATTTCAAGCCATGTGAAATTGAATCATACACTCTTGTTGTCAACAGTGCTAACTTGGAAATTGCAGTTACTTTTGAACACATTTGCCAGGAGGAACCCTGCAAGGTACTGGAGGCTAATGTTGGTTGCCAAGATATAAATGACATTTCAACCGATCATGTTGACAGTGTCGAGTATGAAAACATATGTAGCGATGAGAATGACAAAATATTTGGTGACATGTTCACCTCTTCTGAAGAAGGTTGAACCCTGAAACCTTTGTGTTACCTATTGAGATCAACTTTCCATTCTTTCATATTTATCACTACTTGATTTCTTTTGGCAGGGTGATACATTGATAAAATTTGTAGCTCTTATTGTGGTCAAAGGGTGCTAAATAAATATCATACCCAGCCACATCTACCCAAGTATGtgattctctctctttctctctctctctctctcttgtatAGATCTTGTGAATAAAATCTCTGGAATATGTGAAAGTTCCATCCCTTAATGGTGGTTTTCATAACTGTTTCTGAtgaaataatatgaaaaatatgtCCATACTTGTAAAGTGTTTGGCTTGAAAGATCACACTGTATTCTATTTGTAAAAGAATTCCCAAAGGTGTATAAAAGTTACTTCTATTGTTGGAAAAGGAATGaattttcattatatttttatatgaagtggtttccttttttttcttcaattttttgttttttttccaattAATATGTTCTTTAGGATTTTAGGGGTTAAGAAAGGGTTCCACTTTTCCTATCTTAACTGGTAATCTCATTAGGACCTATCAATTTCATGTATGGGATGGATATGATTTACTTTTTGAGGTAGAGCAAAAGTTATAGTTGTTATGGCTACTTTTGTTGTTAGTATTTAATGTGATGATTGCATAATTCAAATTTTATGGTGCACAATTATTTATGATATTAAAATTCTATAAATTTCTATACAATTTTAGTGGGTTTCATGTGAGATTATTATTTTTGCTACTACTTTGGTTATTTAGTAGTTGCTACTCACTTGTCATATTAAAATTCTCAAGTTTCTGGTGGGATTAATCAGAATAGGCTATCACTTAATTGCagagaacaaaaagaaaatcaattacAATAAAATATAGTCACCAATATAGGGCATTTTCATATAAAGGATagtgaaccaaaatatttactaaatatTGCAAATTTTTGGTAGACAttgataaatattgattaacTTTGAAATTGTAGGAACAAAGGAGTTTTTGTCATCATATGAACCTCTTCTAGTAGTTAAGATAACTAATTAAGATTGAATATTGTCATTGACTAATTGTGATTTATATTCTTGAGAATTTTATTGAACTATTAAGACTAAATTCCAACTTTAACACTCTAACAACTAAATTCTTTAAATTATAAGAATCAAATTTTTAATCAAACCATATAAATAACCATTAAATATGAAAAGAATAATACTTATCAAAGACTAATTTGTTTCACTGTATATATTAAAGTATAAATCAAAAGAAGGCTTCTTTAATAAGCTTATATGAATCTAACTTAATTCATCtctataaaatattaattactaCAAAAGCATGTGTATAATCTATAATATATTGATAAATATTTCAACGTTGGAATATTGACTTTAAAAAAAGTATAATTCTTTTAACTGctaataaataatatttcaatGTTGGTTGAAAATTTGTTGCACCAAGATAACAACAACGTTATTGACAAGAGGTTCAAATAATGTTAAAGTGAGTAGAAAGTTGGTAAAGTTTTAGCATTTCTTAAACATTTAGGATTAATACTAAATTGTTGGAATCCAGGAATCTCTATGTGATTAATAGTTGTGATAAGCATGAAACTCTAATTAAACTATCAACTAATGAGTCTAATGTCTACAGGTTGAAGTTACTAATTTTGTATTTGAGGTAGAGTTGTAAGATGAAATATCTCGATAATTGTAAAAAATAGATTGAGAGAGAAAGATGAAGTATATCGAATGGACGTGAGAAAtagaaaaatatggaaaaattAAGTTACTCAATAAATGTGTAACGACGAGAggttttattattgaaattgagtTGTTACACAAACTTAAGAAGACATGTGGACCAACGCCCCTTAAGGGAAGAGTATGTTGGATGGTGCACGTGGTGTAGAACCTCTAATTAATTGTTAAAATGTTAATGTCTCAATTTTACAGAAATGTCATTCTCActgtatatattttttcaaaaaaaagtataaaaatcagaaatttacaataattttagtaataaatgaattattttagatttttgaatatctaattacttgtttttttgtgtTGACAATTCTTTTACTaatgaaaatatcaatttatctCTTACGTCGATATCGAATAGTGGAAATGGAACGTAGAAGTATgatgaaaatattgaaaatcCGATAACAATTTAATATCATTGTATATTTGTATGCCACAAAGTCTAAGTTGAAGCAATTATCAACtagaaggagaaaaaaaaaatgtaaccaACCTAAAGCTAAAGTTTCCATTAAAacatttattaataatttagaaGAACGAACTACCCTCAACAAGATGCCCCgaaaattaaatttttgaaGAAGCTTATCCGTTGCTTTTCTAAAAGTTTTGAGTTGTACATATATTATTAAACTTACTCGACATTTATGGTCTTTATGATAATTTAGTTGTTACACTTTAGTAAGTAAAAacataatttttatattatatttgttaCAACTTAATCTTtatagtaaatttttttaataatttttatatatatagatcaaTAAAGATCAAATTGTTTTTCTAAActacaaataataaattattacaCCATAAAAATTGACATCCAATTTTGATAGAAGATTTCATGATAAACtaagttagaaagaaaagaaaaatagaataaCTCATCAATTTAACAAAGTTAAAAGGTCTACGGTTCAAATTTCTCCCATCTCGTTTATACTAGTGAAAACATAACTCAAGAAACATCCTCGAGGATGGTAAAAAGTaccatagatatatatttagaATCCTCAAACCTTCCAATTGTCTaccaaaaaaatttcaaaaaagaaacATATTATCTACAAAATCCCAAAGGAAAAGACAACAAAGACtcctaaaccctaaatcccAAAGGAAAAGACAAGAAAAACTCCTCTACGACCGTTTACACCGTACAACTTACATGAACATCCGACGTGGCAGATCCTGTTAGGCTTACAACTGTCACTGTCACATCCCAAAGTGCATTTTCGCGTGACTATTATAACTTAACGTCGTCAAGTCCACGTCAACTAAAAGTTCACGGCCGTCACGCTTTATGACCTCTCTGTCTCTTCTTCCCCAACCAAACCACCCTCTCAAGCACGTGACCGCTGTCTCAAAAGCCAATAACCTCTCCTCCAAACCTCCCGCCTCGGACTCCCCAAAGTAGGCTCGGACAACCGTTTGACTCCGAAcctaaacaaaaacaaaaacatgtatttataattaacaaacaaacaaataaataaataaatattccgccattgaagaaaaagaagaagagagaaagcgTTTCTTGTTTTGTAGAAACTGAGAGAGGCTCTGGATTATAGTCATTGAATCTTCTCTAAGAAGCTTTTGAAGTTCTTCCCTAAAGCAAATACAGTACAGTGATTAGAGATTttaatccttttcttttttttttggtttgaaGATTCTGTGATCTTTTCTCTGTTTGCGTCTCTTTGAAGCTAATCGATCTCGCGGGTTTTGGAGTTTTTCGTttttgatctttcttttttgcaGGTTTCCACCATTAATTTAGAGGTTTCTCACGAGATATCTTCCCTTTTTTCAAcctcttttgttttgtttctcaCGGGAAAGAGTTCTTAAAGTATACAGTTGATTGCACTATATATAATTGTATTGTGTTTGTGCTGTTTTGTTACTATCTCTCAGAGCTTGCTGCTGCTGCTCTAATGGCGGAAGAGAAGAAACAGAGGGATTTGAGTATGAGGATGAGAATGGGAATGAGGAGTTTTGTTGTCATTTTGTGGTGTTTGGTGCAATGCTGTTGGTTTTCTGATGCGATTTTGGATCCGATTGATTTTTTGGCTCTTCAATCGATACGGAAGGGTTTAGAGGATTTGCCTGGCTCTAATTTCTTCGCCTCTTGGGATTTCACTGCTGATCCTTGTAATTTCGCCGGTGTTTTTTGTGATTCTGACAAGGTTGTTGCCCTAAACCTAGGGGATCCGCGTGCTGATTCACCTGGTTTGGTTGGCCGGATTGATTCTGCCATTGGTAAGCTCTCTTCACTCACGGAGTTCACCATTGTTCCTGGTCGAGTATTTGGAGCTTTGCCGCAGTCTCTCTTCCAACTGAAGAATCTTCGTTTTCTCGCTATCAGCCGGAACTTCATCAATGGTGCTCTTCCGGCGAATCTCGGTGAGCTTCGGAGCTTGAGGACATTGGACCTCAGTTACAATCAACTCAGCGGAGAAATTCCTCGCTCAATCGGAACGATTACGGAGTTGTCTAATGTCATCCTTTGCCATAATCGTCTCACAGGTTCAGTTCCTATGTTTCCGTTCCGTAGCCTTAATCGCCTTGATCTGAAGCACAATAATCTCACCGGACCTCTTTCCCCGGACTCTCTTCCTCCTTCTCTCCAATACCTCTCTCTCTCATGGAACCGCCTCAACGGTCCTGTCTTTCGCCTCCTCAGCCGCCTTGACCAGTTAAACTACCTCGACCTCAGCCTAAACCAGTTCACCGGAACCATTCCAACTCAGATCTTCAGTTTCCCGATCGTCAACCTCCAGTTGCAACGGAACTTCTTCACCGGTCCAATCCAACCGGTTGACCAAGTGGCAATCCCGACCGTCGATCTCAGCTACAACCGTCTCTCCGGTCCAGTATCCCCAATGTTCTCCACCGTACAGAATCTGTACCTGAACAACAACCGTTTCACTGGCGAAGTTCCAAACAGCCTCGTGGATCGTTTGTTGGCTGCGAATATTCAAACTCTGTATTTGCAACACAACTTTCTTACGAGAATCGCGATCAATCCGGCGGCGGAGATTCCTCTGAGTAGTTCATTGTGCTTGCAGTACAACTGTATGGTGCCGCCGATACAGACGCCATGTCCGGAGAAGGCCGGCAACCAGAAGACGAGGCCGATGGAGCAGTGCGGCGAATGGAGAGGGTGAAATCTGGAAATTCACATACTCTCTATCTACTCTACAAGAGAAGGAAGGGCGTAAGTGGAAGAAAGTAATTAAAAgtgaaacaaagaaaaaaggatttttttttttattttaatttttaatttttttgttaagaaaatatagttttggaaaattaattaattgataaataataataatatacaaaTCGGGGGGAAGGAATgttgtattattatttacttttttaaaaagatattcgtttagttgtttgtgtttagtatttattttgagggataaaagaaaagaaataagaataGTGTTATTTATGTAATTGCCTTGGAGAAGAAAGCTATCTATGTTTCttcaattataaatttatatgtaTACACTCCATTTATTTCTATTCCTTCATTCATTTTTCTTACATTTCTATTTCCACtattctccttttttttttcctttataataatctaattaaaagtataataacttatttaaaaatttacaaatataataaaatctttTTATCGATAACTCTACAAATTTAGAGTTGACTTTTTTAGATTTGTACTGTAATCTCATCttttatttatgtttgtttttttagatttgttattaaaattgagagtataaagattaaattcttaattgaaataatatgaatattaaaaatgacttttttaaataacaaaacttttaaaaatatttacaaatattgaTATCACAATATGATAGATTAGGATGGATTATTATCTATATCCGATGGACACGAAGAGTAGTCTATCGTAATCCatgatattatatttgaaaatagtccCTTCTAGAAAACAAATTCTTGATTTaacttttttctcttcttcttttagttcaaaaaaataaagaagagaagatttgaataaaagaatatttaatGCTTTGATTTATCCATATGTCTTGACGATACTTAAATCTTGATTTCATTATAGAAAGGTTAAGATTGAATATCTCCTAActtcattaattaaattgatagtTTAGCGAAAATTTAGGCTAAAAATGTGTTATAATAGAATGATATTAAATGGGTCGAAAGtcggaaaaaaaaatatatgattcTGTTGTGAGGATGAAGCCATGTAACAACTTAAACAAGAAGAGATTAGGTAGAGATAATTAAACCACATGTGAATTATAAAGAGATATCACAAAGTGTAAGATATAAGTCATCATCtaacaaaatattattaagCAATATTTGTTTGCATGGTCACACCTTTAGTAAACTTCATTCAATGTCTTTTGTTTTTTCCCTATAACTTTACAACccaaaaattaataaaagaaaaagttaataAACTAAACCTCTTGTTCCCATCAATATAATATATCCAAAAACTTTAGttgtttttcctaaaatgaaccctttaatttaattgttagcAATTTCAGAGAGACAAACTTTGGGTGCTCTTAATTCTTAGCCCTTCATGGGAGACAAAAACTTTCATTTACCTCTCTCTCTATACAAAATTTTGACAAGTTGGCTAATAAATGAGTGCCAAAGACTTCTTTGGATGAGGAAATCAAAGCATCCTTTAAATGAAATTAAGGTGGTAGAGAGAGATAATCAGGGCTTTTGTCTTGCCcttcctattttattttattttagtttagtttGTTTATGTTAAATTACGtattagatttttctttttaagatgGATTACAAATACAGTCACAAACGGATTTAGTATAGGTTCAAGGACTTGAGCTCCTCgactttattgtctttatataatatatataaagaaaactatttaaCTTTTGATGTTTATAGTTAGCTTAGTGGTTATTGTCAGTCCAGTTTCAACTCAGATTCAAATCTTACCTATATAGCTGTCAAAGTTTAAATAtcggtctatcattgatagaagtctatctctgataaaatttgtaatatttgcaatattttaaaaatgttgttataatTTGATTTGTTGTCCATTATAAATATTCTTAATTTTAAGGTTTTTGTTTAATAgacttgaattttgaattttgaatttccTATATACGGATCCTAAGATTTCATGTAGTATAATAGATCTATAAATTCTCAATTTcgtgacaaaaaaaaaaaaagaaaactaaaagaattttttaaatttcatagATCTAGTAAGACAAGCCCAACAATTTAGGAACTaaattgtaatttaattaaccaaaaaatattctcttaGTAATAGAAAAAATTTCTTCTTGTCAATAAAAACAATCAAATGTGtcttttaaacaaaaaagaTAAAGGCTAGAAGTTACACGAAAAATTCAGTGGAACTATGTCTAGATGAGtaagaacaaaaataaatttgaatatattttaaCGAATCAAAACGTCATTTACCTCCCTAGCATGGGGTTAGAGACATTGTCTTTTCCCCTCCTTGGTAGAATTATGACCATCTAAAAAGAAGGCTAAGGGAGGAAAAGGCTTGAAGTTCAACAAGAGGCATAATTATTAAGGGAAGATTTTTTAATCACTTACAAAGTGAAAACTACTTTATCTTTTATGCATATTTATGTATGTTGAATTATTATTCAAAGGGTTGTTAATAATTTACCAAAGTTTCTTCCACAAGTAGGATTAGTGGgccatatttttattattaaataaatagcTTAATGTTTCactaaaaaaaatgtatgttaCCTAAGTAGGGGCTCTCATAGTTTTATGCTTCCCCTCAGCTTTCTTCAAAATGCTTTCCTCCAAAAGTTCTCTTCTCTACTCATCATTATCATCTCCATGAAGAGAAAAATGGTCATTTTGCAATAAGGTTATGTTGGAAATTGGGGTTTAAAAAGCAAAAGTTGGGCTTCAAGAAATCCTCATTTTCATTTTGAACTACTTTAAGCCTTGTTTGACTCCAACTTCAACTTGGTTCTCAAaataaatttctattttttgaaattaCAATTGGTTGCCTCTCGaattttgttattgtttgttaTCATTGTGGATTCATCCTTAGGTCCACTTTTGGAGCCGACTTGCATCAAAGATCTTAATAAATGGTGTATCGGAAGCCTATCACACTCTGACGCCTAAGTTAGTACATGAAGTGTATAGTTCAGCTAAACGAAGTAAAGTTAGGGTAATCAAATAAGACTATTTATAGGTTCTTTCTTCTAACACTCGTCTCTAATTACGTGTAATGCCAAAGATGAAGTTGTTTCTTACCCTTGAGGTTGTAGGGTGTGAGACGAAGCGcaactatttttttatttactactTGGTATATATATTTATCAAGTCCATAGGTCAGCACAAACTTCGAGATACTAACTTGTTCTTTTTGGAGTGTACATTCTCCTATGTCTCTTCCTAATATTGGCTCGTAGAGTTGAGTCTTACTTTGAAGAACCCTCGCTTGAATATATTGTGGtaattttttcaataaaaaatcGTGTTGACTTTCATTCCATCTAATTTTTCAAAACAATtagatatataataaatatatagtATGATGGGGttaatataatttcaatccaatTCAACGAAATTTTCGATAACAACTTTATAAAGGAAATTGCTTATTTCTTATGTTTTTGCTTTCTATAAAAGGCTTGTCAAAATCACAATAATTGCTTTCGAAACAATTTTCGAGATCAACTTTTGTGTTTACTTTCAAAAGTATAATTGAATGGACTCATTTtctaaagaaaacataaaaccaaaaactaaaataGTCGAAAGAATAACGATGTAAGTTATCGTGCTGAAAATTATTGCACCATCAAACCACACCAAATCCAAGTTCGtgacatttttttctttgacaTCTTCACTATCTTTGGGATAAATATTTCTCAACGTAGAAACAAGAAGATGGAAATATAAATAATGCATTCATGAGGATCTTGAGCCCCAAAAAGGTGTATTGGTAATGAGTATTGCTTTGCTTTCACAAGAAATTGAAAGCAAAATGCAAATAATTGGTTAGTAAGTTT
It contains:
- the LOC103492880 gene encoding autophagy-related protein 18g isoform X4 yields the protein MKKGKGRNLGLLPNSLKIISSCLKTVSTNASTVASTVRSAGASVAASISAASSEDEKDQVTWAGFDILEVEPYIIRHILLLGYLNGFQVLDVEDDSNFKELVSKRGGPVSFLQIHPSPAKSGEESKDVAMGQNHSPMGVHPGSCANSHNAVQFYSLKSHSYVHVLRFRSAVCMVRCSSQIVAVGLATQVRTKMNDNYGYRIDFMIYCFDAITLEVVFSVLTSPVPEISGQGTTGTNVGYGPMAVGPRWLAYPSVGPVPSTTVPLSSQCLFPSQGVNPSSLPGSDRTKAHYPVKSGWKAGRRVGVETDYPGMVAVKDFLTRAIITQFRAHTSPISALCFDPSGTLLVTASIYGNNINIFQIIPNSRSGSSGLSFDCNSSHVHLYKLHRGITSAMIQDICFSNYSQWVAIVSAKGTCHVFLLSPFGGEAGFRILNSQGEEPCLLPVLTLPWWSTSSLMINQQSFPPPPPVTLSVVSRIKYSSFGWLNTVNNSAGSGKGFVPSGAVAAIFHNTLSHNIQHVNSKPNSLEHLLVYTPSGHVVQHELLPSFGVEPSLHSSRTESSSFLHMQEDDLKLKVEPIQWWDACRRSDYSERGECIHDSSSDGQDVAKTIQNERTDTEETHELDFQEINDGSSADEVLRVRGRSGITHEQSHWFLSNAEVQLSSGRVPIWQNSKIYVMSSPRINSIAGGEFEIEKVPVQEIEVREKELLPCFDHCLSLKSGCNDRGLLLGRCISPTSSEIYQSEVKVTEEIVVICHSKPASLSSTESSDGGSSRRMESFIDFDQASCEKSCTPLCQHLNEMYWEKRATESFTTPKSSNILVEGSRIDGSPCDLHFSNSDFGFPSIEQVSSKTPPFNEVTFEHICQEEPCKVLEANVGCQDINDISTDHVDSVEYENICSDENDKIFGDMFTSSEEG
- the LOC103492880 gene encoding autophagy-related protein 18g isoform X3, coding for MKKGKGRNLGLLPNSLKIISSCLKTVSTNASTVASTVRSAGASVAASISAASSEDEKDQVTWAGFDILEVEPYIIRHILLLGYLNGFQVLDVEDDSNFKELVSKRGGPVSFLQIHPSPAKSGTPPAKPDRHDVLRRSHPLLLIVAGEESKDVAMGQNHSPMGVHPGSCANSHNAVQFYSLKSHSYVHVLRFRSAVCMVRCSSQIVAVGLATQIYCFDAITLEVVFSVLTSPVPEISGQGTTGTNVGYGPMAVGPRWLAYPSVGPVPSTTVPLSSQCLFPSQGVNPSSLPGSDRTKAHYPVKSGWKAGRRVGVETDYPGMVAVKDFLTRAIITQFRAHTSPISALCFDPSGTLLVTASIYGNNINIFQIIPNSRSGSSGLSFDCNSSHVHLYKLHRGITSAMIQDICFSNYSQWVAIVSAKGTCHVFLLSPFGGEAGFRILNSQGEEPCLLPVLTLPWWSTSSLMINQQSFPPPPPVTLSVVSRIKYSSFGWLNTVNNSAGSGKGFVPSGAVAAIFHNTLSHNIQHVNSKPNSLEHLLVYTPSGHVVQHELLPSFGVEPSLHSSRTESSSFLHMQEDDLKLKVEPIQWWDACRRSDYSERGECIHDSSSDGQDVAKTIQNERTDTEETHELDFQEINDGSSADEVLRVRGRSGITHEQSHWFLSNAEVQLSSGRVPIWQNSKIYVMSSPRINSIAGGEFEIEKVPVQEIEVREKELLPCFDHCLSLKSGCNDRGLLLGRCISPTSSEIYQSEVKVTEEIVVICHSKPASLSSTESSDGGSSRRMESFIDFDQASCEKSCTPLCQHLNEMYWEKRATESFTTPKSSNILVEGSRIDGSPCDLHFSNSDFGFPSIEQVSSKTPPFNEVTFEHICQEEPCKVLEANVGCQDINDISTDHVDSVEYENICSDENDKIFGDMFTSSEEG
- the LOC103492880 gene encoding autophagy-related protein 18g isoform X1 — encoded protein: MKKGKGRNLGLLPNSLKIISSCLKTVSTNASTVASTVRSAGASVAASISAASSEDEKDQVTWAGFDILEVEPYIIRHILLLGYLNGFQVLDVEDDSNFKELVSKRGGPVSFLQIHPSPAKSGTPPAKPDRHDVLRRSHPLLLIVAGEESKDVAMGQNHSPMGVHPGSCANSHNAVQFYSLKSHSYVHVLRFRSAVCMVRCSSQIVAVGLATQIYCFDAITLEVVFSVLTSPVPEISGQGTTGTNVGYGPMAVGPRWLAYPSVGPVPSTTVPLSSQCLFPSQGVNPSSLPGSDRTKAHYPVKSGKQLAAGIFNLGGTGYKTWSKYCQDLNFNKYNFLIESNSGWKAGRRVGVETDYPGMVAVKDFLTRAIITQFRAHTSPISALCFDPSGTLLVTASIYGNNINIFQIIPNSRSGSSGLSFDCNSSHVHLYKLHRGITSAMIQDICFSNYSQWVAIVSAKGTCHVFLLSPFGGEAGFRILNSQGEEPCLLPVLTLPWWSTSSLMINQQSFPPPPPVTLSVVSRIKYSSFGWLNTVNNSAGSGKGFVPSGAVAAIFHNTLSHNIQHVNSKPNSLEHLLVYTPSGHVVQHELLPSFGVEPSLHSSRTESSSFLHMQEDDLKLKVEPIQWWDACRRSDYSERGECIHDSSSDGQDVAKTIQNERTDTEETHELDFQEINDGSSADEVLRVRGRSGITHEQSHWFLSNAEVQLSSGRVPIWQNSKIYVMSSPRINSIAGGEFEIEKVPVQEIEVREKELLPCFDHCLSLKSGCNDRGLLLGRCISPTSSEIYQSEVKVTEEIVVICHSKPASLSSTESSDGGSSRRMESFIDFDQASCEKSCTPLCQHLNEMYWEKRATESFTTPKSSNILVEGSRIDGSPCDLHFSNSDFGFPSIEQVSSKTPPFNEVTFEHICQEEPCKVLEANVGCQDINDISTDHVDSVEYENICSDENDKIFGDMFTSSEEG